The Penicillium psychrofluorescens genome assembly, chromosome: 2 nucleotide sequence GTGGCGGGGCATGAGGAGCCAGGACAACTCCAAAGCAAAAATCGGAGACTATGTCTCCGACACGTGCTACCGCGCTTTGCGGTGATCATCCGATTAAAGAGCTGTTTCGGGGAAGTAAATTTTTATTCTCGAAGTTTACAGAGTCAGCATTCTTCAACCACAATCACAATAGGAGAGTATCGACCACCTAACACGTCTTAAATCGGCAGCAATAGACCGGGGccctcatccatcatcgATAGGCCGCCCCGTAGACCATCTAAAATTGCATCAAACAACGCCCTACGGTTACTAGGTGGGATCAAACCTGCTAGGTGAGCTCTGGACTAACGATCAGCCCTTCAAGGTCATTGTGATGGGCGCTAGAGCTGCAGGCATTGATTTCCTCCACCATGCGCCTAAAGCTCTCGCCGGGCTCAACGTCGAGATCAAGTGCTTCGAGAAAATTACCGACGTCGGTGGGACGTGGTATGAGAACCGATATCCCGGCTATGCTTACGACGGACCCTCTCCTAGCTACCAATTTGCAAAGAGACCGAACCCCGACTGTTCTAAGTATTACTGTGGCTCGCCAGAGACTTGGCAGTTTGTACAGGCGATGCTAGATTTTTGACGGGTCTCGAATTTCGAGCGTGTCACCGTGCCTGGGTTCCTCAAGGGCAGGGGCATCAATCGCCGCGCGGCTGGCGTCATAGTTAAATGATCGGAGGGCATTTCAGAAAGCTAGAACTTTTGTTCATATAACAAGTGACTATGCGGATCACACAGGGGAATATATACAAGATGAGCTTAGACTACTACCGCTAAAGTGGTCTTTACCTAAGGGAATGGGTAGCGTATGACCTAAGAAAAGAACGTAGAAGACATTTTTGGTACTGTAGGGTGTCATTAAGTCAACAGCATCTATTTTTGACCAGTTCTAACTTAGTATGTCTCATCTATTAGCTTTTGACTGAGTTTGTGAGCAGCGCTTCTTCTAGCACTCTAGGCAAGGATGGTTTTCTATTATCAATGATGTCTTCTCCAGGGTTTAATATAGAAGAAGCAAAGCACACAATGACTAGCGCGTTTCTCTATATCCCTTCTACAAATCACACCTTCACTTAGCTAAAAAGGCATGCGGTAATGAGTAAAACGTAAATCTGCATCCATATCCATACCATAGCGATCAGCTAGTGCTTTTAGCTGATCCTCTGAGAGAATTCCTGCGAGAACACAGCCTTGAAGTCTTGTTAGACACCAAAAATGAACGGCCTTTCATTCGGCAAGGTGAAGTCTTACCAAATTTATTTTCTCGGTGGCTCCTCCACCTTTTGATTTGATCTTTGGAAAGGTCCCTAGATTCAGGGAGTGGTCGAGCACTTTCAAGGCAAGGGCTCGTTTGAGCATCAATAGAAATTAGCTGTTGTAGCATCTCCGACGTACGGCTATAATGCCCTAGCCAAGCTTCCTGGATGACTTCGTCAATTTTTGGATTCCCCGATCTTATTTCAGGGAGAACTAGTGTCCCATTTTCAGAAGACAGCTCCGGGGCGGCTCCGTGCTCCATTTGAAAAATGAGTGAAGCCATCGCAAACATGTCGGATGCCTCGGACAAAGTCGGTGAAGAACCATTAATGGGAAGCGGAAGATCAGGAAAAACTATGTTGGGTTGACCGAATGGGCAGGCGGCGCTGAAATCGCAAAGAACAGCCGAGCTTCGTTCGTCAAGAAGGACATTATCCATCCGTATATCTGCGTGCACGATGCCGAGGCTGTGGAGATGGCGCAAAGCATCGGTGATATCACAGTACAGTCTTGTTCGGTGGGATTGTTCAGAAATTATATCGGCAGACAGATGTCGATACTTGCGGATATATATCCCCTCAAGTTGATCAGTATCGATGGCTTCTACGATGTGAGGATGTGGCCTAATTTGAAGCAGCCGCAGAACCGTTCGCTCATCTTTCAACAAATTAAAGTGAAAGAGTGTGTCCGAAGCATAATGCCAACATTCACTTTGAGAGGCATCACTACCAGGTGCTGCGAAAATTCGACAAGTTTTCAGGACAACCTGATCATCAACGTCGTATACTTGGCCAGAAGCTCCAACACCCACCATTCGCAGGTCATGCTGAGGCTGTAGTCGCACAGTATAGGTCTCACATATCGAAGCGTCTGAGGGAAGGTCGGAAGGGATATTAGACTCTAGATCCCTAGACTTTTTGTGGTTTAATGAATCGTTCTTTCCGAAGAACGTGGCTAAGTGATCAAAAAAGCTTGATATTGGGTGCAAAAAGCGTGAAAGTGCTTTTTGTAGGCTTGAGAACCGGATCCACAGGTATGACAACATGTTGGAGGTGCCATCGGGCGAGTTGAAATCTTCTGAGTCTCAAGGGGCTCGGACAGATTTATGGTCACATGACTCACCGCCCAACGTTAGCCGCCGGGGAAAAAAGAGTGCTCTTGGTCCTTTAAACCTATAGCGATTCAGGCTTTAGGCAATTTTGGGTAAAGAGTATTTAGGGTCCTAAATTGCCGCTAAAGCCGCCTTAAGAGCGGCGGGATCGCCCATACCCGATTATGCGACCCTAGGTGACCACCCCCATACATGTGCTGTTGCATGTATatttctcttttttttctattttaACTGCTTTGATGTCGAaggtgttgttgtttttttAATTATTTTGTTGTCAAAATTACCATGAGTTCCAAAGCGTCGGTATCAAGCCAGAGATCTTTATTCAAAGCCGCACTATCTTCATCGACGCCCTTCGATCGGCTATGGAAGAAGACGAGCTCAAGGGGGACTTGGATCTGGACTCTGAGCAAGGTGTGCTTGTGCTTTGAAGCAATGCTTCTAGTGTTGGTTCTCTGGCTTTTTCCCTGCGTTCCTCTTCGTGTCAGGATGTGTGCAGCAAGATCAGATTGAAGGCTCTTGCCTTTTGCGAGGATGCCTCCTAAAAACCAGATCCGCGGCACGACGTACTGCGTGTCCTTCCCAGGCAGCAACCGAGGTGTCTGTTCTACCGAACGAGTTTTAAGAGTATGCAGTACTAGAGCCAGGACTTCATGATCATGCAGACGCAATCACAAAGTCTCATCAGATCTAAGATTAGGAAGAAGACGAGCCCTGGCTACGAGGGGCTATCAAAGCCAACTCGCCCATTACCAGAAGGATCCCAACCACACCTAGTGCGACCTCGATAGCAAGAGACTTCAGGATGGTCTTAACGTAGCGAAAGCGAGCAGCCCATTTGAAGGTGGTCCAGGCATCCATCAGGCCGAGCCTGCCGCTGCCACCTGTAGTCTCGGGTTTCACCTTACCACCAAAAAAGCGATCAAAAGGCACGATCgggccatcttcctcgggCAACATAGAGGCAGCCACGCGAGTGAAGATCCCCCTAGCGGGGACCGAAATCAACAGGGAACAGATAGCCGGGAGAATGTTCACGACCAGGGAACCGAGAGCCTGTTTATACCCCGAATCGGCACTAACGCTTGTGACAGTCCAGTTCGCGAGATTGACGGCAGCCGTGGGCAGAGAGAAGGTCGCAAGCGTTAGGATATTGTATACAGCAGCCGCCGGAGCAATTTTAGGCCAATTCCCAAAGCCAAGCATTCGCCGGGTGTAGTTCCTAGGCGATTTGTCGGCGATCAGAAGATGGATCCACGCCATCTGCCAGGTGGCCAAGAGCATACTACCGATGAAGTGCCCAAAAGATAAACGGATAAACGAGGTGCCCGAAAGAGGAGTAGTAATAGCAGTGAATAGGAAGCTTATGCCTATATCCCCCCCGGCGAAGACCACGTACATCCGATATCCACGGAAGCAAGACCAGATACCACCACGGGCACGTAGATGCTTAATAGTCGATCGTAACCCGCTAGTGATGGGTTTGATAGTTGATGCAGCTTCGAAATCACGATCATTAGAGACATAGGAATTGTTAGGGCCTTCGTTGCCGAGGCGAATGTAGGTAGTCGGGTTAGAGTCTTCAACCGCGGCCAGAGCAGCAACCACCTGGGTGCAAGTGTAGTCAACCTATGATAGCCTCGATAAGTTTTTATAGTTGTTGATCCTTAATACTAATATCGACTCACACAAAAAATTGCCACGATAAACGCAAGACCTGTGAAGATAACAATTGAGAGGCCCAGCCAGCTAGTTATTGGAGACTGATCACGGCGCTGGAGCCGAGCGGAGATCAGCTCGGTGCCCCGGCGTATAAGAACACTGCCGACGGACGACATGATATTGACGAATGCAAAGAAAGAtggtgaagaggaaaggaaCAGGGTCGGGATTCAGAGTCGGAGTCAGGCCCCTCGCCCTTTGAATCGCCGCCCCGACCCCAATTGTTGGCGCTTGGCTCAGCCTCATAGTTCAAAAGGCAGCACGATTCTCGCGTGGAAATTATCCAGAGGGGTTTTCTTGGTTTTTAATAGAATCCTAATCAACGCACCATGACACCATCACATACGCATAACATGTGTGCTCCTTTACAACACAAAGGGTTCGGTTGTAGTACTGTATATAGTAACAGATCGAAGCGGCAAGGGCAGGAAGCATGGACCAGACTAGTATAAATCCTTGGCTGCCTGTTACGCGAGCGATCTACTCTAAACCCCGGGCATCCAACACCCCTTCCCTTGTCTTGGCCCTTTCGGTCTGTTTATCCGTGCGCTAATCAAGTGGGGACCCCGCAGCGCAGTAAGCGCAGGCAACGCTTCCAATTGCATCACTCGGCAAAGCCTCACGGTTTGACCCAATTTCCCCTCCAAACAATCATAACAATGCGAGGCTCTATTCTCGCCTATCTGTGGGGTGCCGCCCACCTAGTCACAGCGGTGCCCGACGACACGCAACACGTCCTCGCGCCAGCCCCCGACATTCCGGACGTGTGGCCCCAGCACGGCGATTACACTGTTCCCGACGATGTCCTGGCTGCGCTGAACGAGTATTCCGACCCGGTCGCGGCCTTCGTCGCTCTCCAGCCTGAGGCCGAAGCGCTCTTCGCCGAGCCTCGTCTCTTGCAGGTTATCGGCGAGTCGAAGCCGCAATGGATGACCGAGGGAGATAAGCTGCGTCTGCGCAGACAGGTGAAGAAGTTCATAGATATTACTGATCATGCGGAGTTCTATGCGGACCTGGTGCATGAGGCATCGGCGGGAAAGCCAAGTAAGCTGGCGCTATCCTGGTGGGCTGTATCAGACACCGTCTGACATTTCACATGGCAGATCTTCCTGGTCTCGTACATGAGTCGCTTGTCCGGCCTCTCTTCTCGAAAGTTGACACCGGACGAATGCTCGGTGTGCTCGAGCACATGACCGGCTACTACAACCGCTACTTCAATGACATCCACGGGGAACGGAGCTCGGAGTGGCTTCATGATCATATTGCCCAGGTAATCAATCATTCCATGCTCGAATTCACCGGCAAGCTACCTATCAAGACGGTGTTAACATTCACACCACTATAAGATCATCGCCACATCCCCCCCTCGCACCCACATCTCACTGGAATATTTCACCCACCCCTTCCGCcaatcatccatcatcgCCCGCTTCGAGCCCAAGGTCCGCAATTTCTCCGCGCCATTGACCATCCTCGGCGCGCACCAGGACTCCGCCAACTATCTCTTCCCGCTCCTGCCAGCACCTGGCGCGGACGATGACTGCTCCGGCACCGTCAGTATCCTCGAGGCATTCCGGATTCTGGCTGAGACGGGGTATACCCCCCAGAATGGGCCGGTCGAGTTTCACTGGTatgctgctgaagaaggggGATTGCTGGGCAGTCAGCATATTGCCCGGTacaagaaagaggagggggCGCGGATTGGGGCGATGATGGAATTTGTGAGTAGGCTCCGTGGTCCCGCACAATCCGGGTTTGATACACTGCTGCAATAATACTAATGAGGGATATCGATGCAGGACATGACAGCCTTCATTGCTCGGAACGCAACGGAGACTATTGGCTTTATAGGAACTCAGGCGGATGACGCGCTCACAAACTGGACAGTGGACCTGAGCAAGAAGTACATCTCGATTCCTGCCAAAGTCTACGAGCTCCCCGGGTAAGTCGAATTGAACTTGTTCTTTCTTGCGTGCGTGCTTGCTTGTTTGGACACCTTTAGCTGACAGAAGCAGGGGCGCTGGCTCGGACTACATGTCCTTCACGCAACTCGGTTACCCGGCTGCTTTTGCTTCGGAGGGAAATCCCaaggctggtggtggcatggGCGAATTCGATCCGTATGTTCACGGAGTGTGCGACACTATGTGGGTTGACAATGAGATGGGCAATTTCTCGGTTGATGTGAGTCTGATCCTTCCTTTCTATATTCTTTTCAATGTGATTTTTTTGCTGAGACGGACGGATAGCATATGGCACGATTCACAGAGTTGGCGATTGCCTTCGTGGTGGAGCAGTCTGGGTGGGACAACAAATGGAGGTAACCACTTCCTCGGACTAAGTTAGGGTTTAAAGAAGTACCTACGCGCAGAATCATATTTAAATAACATACCAGACACTTCAATATTATAGACTCGAAATCAACTAAAGACATGGAAAGTAGAAGAAATAACAGAAACAAAGTCATCTCAGCATGCCCATCGGAAAGGGGAcacaacaccatcaacaccatctcaCCCAGCGGCAGGCCGATCTATACCACAGAACGTATAGCAAAACGGCATGGTATGCGCAATGACCTACCTACAAGGCTAAAACAACAACCCCCAAAACACCCCCCAGCGCAGCCACCACATCCGTAGG carries:
- a CDS encoding uncharacterized protein (ID:PFLUO_002874-T1.cds;~source:funannotate) — its product is MLGFGNWPKIAPAAAVYNILTLATFSLPTAAVNLANWTVTSVSADSGYKQALGSLVVNILPAICSLLISVPARGIFTRVAASMLPEEDGPIVPFDRFFGGKVKPETTGGSGRLGLMDAWTTFKWAARFRYVKTILKSLAIEVALGVVGILLVMGELALIAPRSQGSSSS
- a CDS encoding uncharacterized protein (ID:PFLUO_002875-T1.cds;~source:funannotate); this translates as MRGSILAYLWGAAHLVTAVPDDTQHVLAPAPDIPDVWPQHGDYTVPDDVLAALNEYSDPVAAFVALQPEAEALFAEPRLLQVIGESKPQWMTEGDKLRLRRQVKKFIDITDHAEFYADLVHEASAGKPNLPGLVHESLVRPLFSKVDTGRMLGVLEHMTGYYNRYFNDIHGERSSEWLHDHIAQIIATSPPRTHISLEYFTHPFRQSSIIARFEPKVRNFSAPLTILGAHQDSANYLFPLLPAPGADDDCSGTVSILEAFRILAETGYTPQNGPVEFHWYAAEEGGLLGSQHIARYKKEEGARIGAMMEFDMTAFIARNATETIGFIGTQADDALTNWTVDLSKKYISIPAKVYELPGGAGSDYMSFTQLGYPAAFASEGNPKAGGGMGEFDPYVHGVCDTMWVDNEMGNFSVDHMARFTELAIAFVVEQSGWDNKWR